A part of Carassius carassius chromosome 4, fCarCar2.1, whole genome shotgun sequence genomic DNA contains:
- the LOC132136480 gene encoding protein FAM98B-like, producing the protein MARDTATITLIKALGYKSRECLKECKCDELPCPLLTWLVSELTANCPDIPARHVGGAVLVGELREVLKEMSCPQNALTSEHLSPLLLFRVTEYLVSELAATRVLMYRESHPEDTEQSCESKSKEQRKGESLNVGNKDEQQEISPAQEDKTNLKEVNKDLAELFQTLGLETSSQISDACAEVESRLTSLPEGKMPEALLKSSLNSEQWEKINDINRALCKDSECRRQMMIKRFHVTLQSFTWGERGKERSALLSSMSPCTPSLESSISIAKLLATREDESRIRPVKAGPSTAVHKVLMGSVPDRGGRPGELEPPMPSFTKRSKGGGSHEGKRREYSGKKT; encoded by the exons ATGGCGAGAGATACTGCTACAATCACTTTAATTAAAGCTCTTGG GTATAAAAGCAGAGAGTGCTTGAAGGAATGTAAATGTGATGAATTACCTTGCCCTCTGCTCACCTGGTTGGTCTCAGAACTAACAGCAAATTGTCCTGATATTCCAG CACGGCATGTTGGTGGAGCAGTTCTGGTCGGAGAGTTGAGGGAAGTGCTGAAGGAGATGTCCTGTCCTCAAAATGCACTTACATCAGAGCACCTCAGCCCTCTTCTGTTGTTCAGAGTCACCG AGTATTTGGTGTCGGAGTTGGCGGCAACACGTGTGCTGATGTACAGAGAGAGTCATCCAGAAGATACAGAACAGAGTTGTGAGTCAAAGAGCAAAGAGCAAAGAAAAGGGGAAAGTCTTAACGTGGGTAATAAAGATGAGCAACAGGAAATCAGTCCAGCACAAGAAGATAAAACTAATTTGAAAGAAGTAAATAAAGATCTAGCAGAACTCTTTCAGACTCTTGGCTTAGAAACATCCTCTCAGATAAGTGATGCCTGTGCAGAG GTGGAGTCACGGCTGACATCACTTCCAGAAGGTAAAATGCCAGAAGCATTATTGAAGTCCAGTCTGAACTCTGAGCAATGG GAAAAGATTAATGACATCAACCGAGCTCTCTGTAAGGATTCTGAATGTCGGCGCCAAATGATGATCAAGCGTTTCCATGTCACACTACAATCCTTTACTTGGGGAGAAAGGGGAAAG GAACGCAGTGCTTTGCTTTCTTCCATGTCACCCTGTACACCTTCTCTGGAGTCCTCAATCTCCATCGCTAAACTGTTGGCGACCAGGGAGGACGAGTCTCGCATCAGGCCAGTTAAAGCAGGACCTTCAACAGCAGTTCACAAG GTGCTGATGGGCAGTGTCCCAGACAGAGGGGGGCGTCCAGGAGAGCTCGAGCCACCGATGCCCAGCTTCACCAAACGCAGCAAGGGAGGAGGGAGTCATGAAGGGAAAAGACGAGAATATTCAGGAAAAAAGACATAA